A window from Solanum stenotomum isolate F172 chromosome 5, ASM1918654v1, whole genome shotgun sequence encodes these proteins:
- the LOC125863896 gene encoding uncharacterized protein LOC125863896 — MIARVVVATVTPLSASIDALTARIAVCEQSQGATEEVTTLKAVIAELSKDVDQLKSTDMSVTFGTVEIPNMPADTDMPPATTGDELGVDEEASYEGFTEIEEAVVDSVVQISLADTPMAGPNGSGAADATLGTDAPIDRGTV; from the exons ATGATTGCCAGAGTCGTTGTTGCTACTGTGACACCTCTTAGTGCATCTATTGATGCCCTTACTGCACGAATAGCGGTGTGTGAGCAAAGTCAGGGGGCCACTGAGGAGGTGACGACTCTAAAGGCCGTTATTGCTGAGTTGAGCAAGGACGTGGACCAGTTGAAGTCCACAGATATGTCCGTGACTTTTGGGACGGTGGAGATCCCCAACATGCCAGCTGATACAGATATGCCTCCAGCTACCACTGGAGATGAG CTTGGTGTTGATGAGGAGGCTTCTTATGAGGGCTTTACGGAGATTGAAGAGGCCGTGGTAGATTCAGTTGTGCAAATCTCATTGGCAGACACACCCATGGCAGGCCCTAATGGATCGGGTGCTGCTGATGCTACactgggcactgatgccccgatAGATAGAGGGACTGTGTAG
- the LOC125863897 gene encoding uncharacterized protein LOC125863897, whose product MNTRGRPARRVGEEDVNEEVPPQVVQNGQGVQCNQVPIGEQENEVPVVPPDMTNEEIRSAFLILARAMAAQATRDMGPRVNANEGTMASKLRDFVRMNPPVFLGSKVGEDPQEFLDEVYKVVSAMGVTSREKAELASYQLKDVAQIWFTQWKANRPVGADPIEWEEFKEAFLGRYFPREMRECKVEEFINLRQGNMSVQEYSLRFTQLSKYAPSLVSNPRDEMSRFVTGVSDLVKEECHTAMLHNDMNISRLIVYAQSIEESKLKRMNRNVKRGRSDEQSQPRFKKRAQDQDFSSAPKVNQDKGGGSQFSKPTCTTCGKRHYGKCLAGTNGCYGCGKNDHKVKDCPTFTARGREAKQASKDGTVPIPPNYGRFYALQASKDKEANPNEGAGSGK is encoded by the exons atgaatacaagaggGAGACCCGCAAGGAGAGTAGGAGAAGAGGATGTGAATGAGGAAGTTCCTCCCCAAGTTGTGCAAAATGGTCAAGGTGTGCAATGCAATCAAGTTCCTATAGGTGAGCAAGAGAATGAGGTTCCGGTGGTTCCCCCGGATATGaccaatgaagagattaggtcgGCTTTCTTAATCTTGGCCCGAGCCATGGCGGCTCAAGCGACTAGAGAtatggggcctagggtgaatgctaatgagggtactatggcttctaagttgagagactttgtgaggatgaatcctccggtgTTTCTAGGTTctaaggtgggagaggatccccaagaatttttggatgaagtgtataaggtagtgagtgctatgggggtgacttcaaGAGAAAAGGCGGAGCTTGCctcctatcaattgaaagatgttgcccaaatttggttcactcaatggaaggcTAATAGGCCGGTGGGAGCGgatcctatagaatgggaggagtttaaggaagctttccttggtaggtactttccccgtgagatgagggagtgtaaggttgaggagtttatcaatcttcggcaaggtaatatgagtgtgcaagagtattccttgaggtttacccaattgtctaagtatgccccatctttggtgtcaaaccctagggatgagatgagtaggtttgtgacCGGCGTATCCGACCTAGTCAAGGAAGAGTGCCATACGGCAATGCTCCATAatgacatgaacatttctaggctcatagtgtatgctcaatccattgaggagtccaaacttaagaggatgAATAGGAATGTGAAGAGGGGTAGATCCGATGAGCAAagtcaacctaggttcaagaagagggcTCAAGATCAAGATTTttcaagtgctcctaaggttaACCAAGATAAAGGTGGTGGATCTCAATTTTCTAAACCTACTTGCACCACTTGTGGCAAGAGGCActatgggaagtgcctagccggtactaatggatgctatggttgtgggaagAATGATCACAAGGTGAAAGATTGTCCTACTTTTACGGCTAGAGGAAGGGAGGCAAAGCAAGCTTCTAAAGATGGAACGGTTCCTATTCCTCCAAATTATGGtcgtttctatgctctccaagctagCAAGGACAAGGAAGCTAATCCGAATGAAGGCGCCG gttccggcaagtga